In Vidua macroura isolate BioBank_ID:100142 chromosome 9, ASM2450914v1, whole genome shotgun sequence, the genomic window GCCTCAGCCGTTGCATTACATTGCAGTATGCCTGTGGAGCATACGTCCTCCTTTGGCATTAGAACTTTATAGGTGcttttttgtctatttttgaCTTTGCTGCCagcaaaaaaaacagaacagaggGATGATGCAGGCTGTTTCTTGAAGAAAATTCAAGaataaagaaaaccacaaacaaaactgTGCAGGAGAGAGTACTAGTTAACAAGAAGCAATGGAAATAAATGGATCAAAGACAACATATGGTATGACCTTGAAAGGctaattaaagaaaacactTAAGGACAAGTCATCTCTTCCCTTCTACCTGTGATTTCAGatcctgctttaaaaaatctaaataatgtattttcttcctcaaataAGAGGGATGTTGTCACCTGTTTTCATGAGAGCCCTACTGACTTTAGATAGGAGCACCTGAGAGAACAAGACTTTCTCAGTATCTTCTATGAGTTACATTTAATTTATCCCACTGTAATTACTCCAGCACACTGgaattttctctggttttttctgtcttcctgcGCATCCTAATCCACACTGGATTAGTGCCATGGAGGTTTACAAATATATACCTgttaaaacctttttaaaaatcacccaGTAACATTATTGCAATTCTCCTTTTCAGATTTATGAGGGAACTGCTCAGATTCAAAGGATGATCATAGCTCGTGAACATGTTGGCAAATTTAAGGcttaaagaaatatataaagTGTGTCTGGCACTGCTGTAGTGTTCTGTGTTCTTATGGAAGAAGATTTTAGTGTGTTTCTCAATAGAATTaaaaagggatgaaaaaaaaatccttcaaaatatttttattccgTTCATTATTAAGCACTGATTCTCTTCTCAGTATAAAATAAGATAATCAGAGTGTAATTTTTGACAGTCAATGCTgcatttcaataaaatatttttaagagaagtGTGGTTGGTTTGTATTAATTTTGCTTGTCATATCACTTACACTGGACAACTAACCCAAAATACAATTTCTGAAGTAGGTTAATAGCTGTATTTCAGTTTCCCTATGCTCTTGCCCCAAGCAGCTGAACAGCCattccagctgagcagcaggaaggcCTGCATTGCTATTGTCTACGTGCATCTGTGCTGGGGATTTATATACTAGTCAGCAGTATCAGTATCAGCTTGAGAGAGTCTGGCCTTTACACTCTGAAGCATGTACATATTAAATGAGGATGAATCACTTCAAGTGAGAATGACTTAACAATGACTTACaatgtgttttttatttaaaatccagTATATTTAAACACAGAATCAGAGAGTATGCCAagttgggagggacccacaaggaccatcaaGTTcaattcctggccctgcacaaaaATCCCACTCTATGCCCAAGAGCATGGTCCAAATGCTgcttgagctctggcagccttggatCTCATGACCTGGCGAGCTTGTTCAGTGCCTGACCATCCTCTGGGGGAAAAACCTTGCTGTAATACCAAACCTAAACCTCCTGactcagctccagccattccttCAGGTTCTGTCACTGAGCACCAGAGAGATGAAATCAGTGTCtgtccctcttcccctcacaaggaagttgtagacTGTGATTAGTCTCCCCTCTGACTTGTTCAGgttgaacagaccaagtgacctctgCCACTCCTCATGATTCCCCacaaggcccttcaccatcttcactGCCatcctttggatgctctctaatagcttaatgtctttcttgtatATATAAACCTATTATTCCTTTCCATCAATGTATACTTAACTATGCTTGCAGCAAAAACAGCCAAGAAGAAggaattaggattttttttttttttttaaccttggaTAGACCTTTCTTGGCAATGCTGGCAGAATGGACATTCCCTGGAGTTCTTAGACAAATTACTGGATATGTGAGGCTGTACTGCATCCAGTTCTAGGCTCCCCTGTTTAAGAAAAATGGGGACTTAAAGGAGGGAGTCTAGCACATGGCCACAAAAATATTAAGGGCCTGAAGCATCTGTCATGTGAGAAGAGGCTAACTTTTTAGCCTGAACAAGAGAAAACTCAGATAATTTTATCTATGTGCATTAATACCTGATGGGATGTAATAAAGAGGGAGCCAGCCTCATAGTACCCATTGACaagacaagaggcaatggggacaaattaaaatacatgaCATTCCACTggaacagaatttatttttttttactgtgagggatGTTCTATGCTGGCAGAGGTGGTGGAGTCTCCATTTGACTCTCAAAACTCAACAGGTAGTGGTCTTGAACAACCTGCTCTAGCTAAACCTACTTGGTGTAGGTGGGTTGTGCTCCATGATTTCAAGAGGTATCTTCAAATCTCAATAATTCTATTAAGTAATTTCCAATTTCACTCCAAAATGTCCTTGCCTCTGTCTGGTCTCTTTCATGTCTCATCTGAATTTACTGGATGGTACTACTGCTGTCATCAGGTATAAACTCTGCCTGCAATCCTTACTCGGGTAAGCTACCTGGAAAATCAGTTCTTTAAAGAAAGCATTTAGTCTCTATAAATTACTGACTTTCCTCCAGAAGAGTCATAATGCAACATCTTTGGTAAGTATTTGCCGTATGTAAGAAACAGACCTTATTTTTGACTGTCCCATGCAACACAGCATAATACTTAGTACTACTTCTTTGATGTTCCTGCCTGGTATAGTTTAGGGGGAACATGTGCCAGCATCAAGAGTTGGTAATCATGAACAGAATCACCCAAGACAATTTTAATGAAGAAGCAAGAGAGACGGTTTTGAGCAAAAGGACAGTTCTCTTTACCCATTTTACCTGCGACTAAATTCTTGTATTTGCTTTTTCATAGAGCTGAGGAAGGAACCGAAGTTATTTCCAAACGCTGTCCTGTTTGCTGTGATGCAAGAAAGTTCACAGCTGGAGTTAGTGTACTTTAAATGTACTACCTGTTTCAGAGCACACTTTATCTGCGGCAAGTCAGAAGGCCACAGCCGCTCCCCACGCCGAGGGGCACAGCGCAGGCCCGTGCGCGCAGCGCCGCTCTGCGCAGCCACCGGCGGGCGGGGCCCGAGCGAGGCCGGGCGGGTACAGCGAGGCACCGCCGGCCACCGCCTTCCGCTTGGCCCCTTCGCGTCTTCCTGTGCGTGCGGAGGACATGGTGGGTGGAGGGCTCCGTGCTGCGGCTCGTCTCGCCTGCGGGAACTTGTTTTCTAGCGCGCGGCTGTACCTGCCTTGGAGGGACGCGGGTCGCGCTGGGTCCGCTcgggggccggggcggcgcTCGCCTCTCCGGCGGCCCCGGCAGCGCGCGGGCTGGGCCGGGCCTCGCGGAGCCGTGGGGACGCCGGGCGGCACGGCCGGGCTCGGGGAAGGGCTCCGCCGTCCGGCACTTCAGGTTATTCTTGGCGAGTTGGTGTTATTTCTTAGCTTTATTGCAAGGTTTGGTTCGTAGCCTTTCCTGGGGAAGGGTTTAGCCAGGCTGAACAGTGATGGCGTGAGATGCGCGACCTGACGTAGGCTCAGAATAGCTAGAGAGATGTTTTTTCCCAGAGTCACAGTCACCGGTGTTGGCTACTTTATACCAAGTTGCTAAAACGTTTTGACCTGACATTGCAACTGACTTGTTGGTGCTTTTTACAGGGGACACCGCAAAAGGATGTTATAATAAAACCCGATGCCCCAAGCACATTACTTTCAGAAAAACATGCAGACTATATAGCTTCATATGGAACAAAGAAAGATGATTATGTACGTATCAGTTTGTTACAGTACAGCTGTGGTTTTGTTAACAGTAATAACCTTTATTTATTGGCTCAGATTTAAGGGTTAGATGCAAGTTAACAAGCTAATTGTTTTTCACCCTGCAATCCAAAGTATAAAATAAAGGTGCCCTTGTTAATGTCTCTAGGTCTGTGATGAGTTTTGGCATGTATTATCTGACTATAATTTTGAAGATTATCATTTTAGCTCTATAATTACTCTGAGACCTGAGAAACAAGCTACTAGCTTCTTCATCCACTAGAATGCACAAGTAGAGTTGCATTTGCATGTTACTCTTTTGGTGGGACAACTTACAGCAGTTTTACAGTCATAAGTGGTTGGATGTAGTCCACACCAATGGGATTCCACTTCCAGCAGGTAAAAATTGTCAATAACTGCTTATGTGAAGAAAAGTTGTGGTTACCTTTACTGTTCAGAAAAGCATGCCAAGCACTGTTACTTTCAATTGTAGTGcatgtaaaaaataatgtttatgtATTGCAGGTGATGTAATCAATGTAAGAGAATTCAATAAAAAATTTCACTCCCTAGTGCGACTTAAAATTATGAGAGTTTTGGCCCTGGGAAATAGACTTGTTATTTTTTGAGACTAGTTGGGGTGGCAATTTGAGGGCTTCTTTGAATGTCAGGATAGTAAGTGATCTGAAGTGAATTGGTGCACAACTACTTGTTTGTGGCTAAGTTGACATTGAACTTGACGGTTTGAACTAGAAAAATACAGGGAGGAAGGGAGTGTAGTACGTGTTGGTATCTACATGTGCATTTCCCCATATCTATGAGTATGTGTATACACATGTACATGATGTACAGAGTATCTCTGAGTGGCTGGTGTGTAGTTACTAAATGGTTGGAAAATGATTGACTAACTAGAAGCTAAGATATTTGTGAAAGTTAACTAACATATTTTCATTGTGCTATATTGATGGTGTGCTTCTCTGATCAAGAACTAAAACAATGCACTGTTTAGGAATACTGCATGTCGGAATATTTGAGGATGAGTGGTGTGTATTGGGGACTGACAGCAATGGATCTCATGGGGCAGCTGCACCGAATgaacaaagaagaaattctATCATTCATCAAATCATGTCAACATGAGTGTGGTGGAATAAGTGCCAGCATAGGTCATGATCCTCATCTTCTGTATACCCTCAGTGCTGTCCAGGTAAAAGTGGAAGGGTAATTTTAGAAGAAAGTGTTTGTGATTAAGTTTTTATGATTGCAGATTTATGAACCAGTTACTGTTGGAAGCCCatgacaaaaattatttcagtatcttaattaaaagaaaaaatctaatGGACAAAACTGTAGGATTCAGCTGTATCACTTTCTAAAAATTGTCATATTTGGGAATGTTTTACTTTTAATGGTCAATTAATGGTTACTGCATTGTTGCCAGTTTTGTAAGTTATCTTGGAATACTCTTTAGCTACAAGTTTTACCGGAGCATTTTATAGATAATTTTTGATTTCATAAATTCTTCTTAGTGCACATTGAGGTGACAGATACGTATCACCAGAACAAGAgcaaaaaattttttttttatatgagttttttgggggtgtataatttaaaaactgtattaGTCTGTTGAGCATTTAATTTGTTTGGTGCATATGCTCCCCCGATAAGAAGTAATTCTCAATCTTATTTTTTCACTGCAGCTATCTCCATTATAGACTTATTTTCTCACTATTGCTCATGCCTttattttgttatgtttttttgttctgctgatATAAACCATTGTGTGAAAAAGTACCAAAAAGGCCCAAACACTTCTGAACAATTAGCTTGATTGCTTGCAGTGTGCGTCTCTCATTCAATCTTATGGATGAAGTATTTTAATGACATTACAAAAAATAATACAGCATTCTTTTCTAGGCAGAAACTATGCTGGATTTAAGATAATGGGTTTGAACCCCTTAGATAGGACAGGATGCTCTAAGGTTGATTGTTATTGCCACTTTAGCACTAGAATTACTCTGAATACTGTGAGAACCAGGACACTGAAGTTTTTCCAGGCTGTGATGTCTGAACTTTTCCGAACTGTCCAATCCAGCTCCTTTCACAAATTCCAGTTCAGTATAAGGGGGGTATAATTTGAGGTTGTTACCTTACAAATTAGATATGTTAGTTCTTAAATATATACTTGATATTACTAggagatattttcattttaactaaATTGAGCTGTAGCTGTCCAAACTGAAAAAGTGTTCAGAAATGCCGATGTAAAATTTTTGTGGTAGACTTAACCAGCATATCTTAATGAGTATGCGTGGTCTTAGTGAACAAACACTGTTTAGTCCTGTCTACATATCTGGGATGTTTAGAGGGTCATGTCATATGTTCTTGTCATTACAGTTAATAGTAATTTGTTCAGATTTGCATTTAGGGTGCATGTTGTGATTATATATTTTCTGTTGGAGTtgtatgttcttttttttttttttttttaattttccataagacttatattttatttgacttcaattttatttaacaattGAAAGATTCCAGTTAGCTAGATTTAAAGTCAATAGTGTGCAGTGTTTTTCAGGATTGTTACTGTAACATTGCTTAGTttcagctggggtttttttccattttgtgatATATAATAAATTCTTACTTACTCTCTTACTGATTATGCAAGGTGTGAGTAAAAACATTAAGTCAGATAGGGCTCCGAAACAGTATTGTTGTTTTCACATGACATTGTGTCATACAAATTTGCTGGTTTAAATCAGCGGTGGTTTGGAAAATTGTATTCCctacctttatttttcttccagaatatATTCACTGCACAGCTGGTATATAATCATATTGTTCAtactttttcttaaattattgcATTTTTGGTTCTATtagttatatttaaaattttaatgtaaacAAAAATCTAATAATTTGAAATGAGTAATTGTTGACAAGTTTGCACTGTAAGTGGAGTTAGTAACCAGCAGCTTAGCATACATATATCCAAGTAGTTGCAGTGCAAAACTACAAATTGGTACATCTAAGGTGTCATTGTCCCATTACAATATTAACCATAATCAAATCTCTGTTCTACATATTgctaacataaaataaataaacctggTTATGCTTTTGAAAGAAGACCTCAACACTGGAAAGTAACAAAGCATGAAACAGTTCCATTTGAATTGTTTGTATCTCCCTTTGAGAATGTCCTAAAGGTTTTAGACAAAAATAATCTACAGTGCAGAGATTAACTactaaagtgaaaaaaaccctttattttaataagcCTTACCAAATAGCATTCAGAATTAATTAAGTCTTTTATAAatccattatttctttttgttaagaaattttcaaaatttttgttCCACTTTGATTGTTACTGtgtcctttttccccccccagaTTCTTACCTTATATGATAGTCTCCATGTAGTTGATGTAAATAAAATTGTTGAATATATACAGAGCTTGCAGAAAGAAGATGGATCATTTGCTGGAGACGAATGGGGTAATTTTTAGATCTCTTAAATATAGTGTCTAGGTTGACTTGTGTAAGTCCGTAAACTTAAGTTCCCTTGGatgtttttttttgcatatgtaTTATATGTgaacacttttattttctgagtcaTGAAAAAGAAGGGTTTGTGAAGGACAGAATTAATTTCATTCCTTTCATAAATATTCTCAACTTCAGTTCCATTCTTGTATTAAGAATAAAGTGTCTTGAAGAAAACTTTTGGGCATTTTTAACTTAACAGTACTTTGAAATACTAGAGACACTGTTTCATAAGGAGCATTTTATACTTGCTATTTGATAGTAGTTAGTAATGACCTATATCCATGTCAAATGTGAAAGGATTTTTCATAATGTGGGAGTGAGAAAGACTGGGTTTGTACTCATGAACTTCTCTTAATACTGATTTTGTTTCTGCATATAAATTCTTTATGAACAAACACAGGATTTTTAAGCTGTGGCATAAATATTTAGTCACTCTAAAAGTATTTATCACCATGGGAGAcctaaattttaagaaaatctaTTGCATATCACTCTTGTTCAGGTAAAATTCAGCAACTGAGATCTTAGCAGTGTATGTATGCTACTGTAAAGGTAGATGATGTGCTGTGTGCTAAATTGGTTCATAGTTTGCTGCGCCCTTTTTCTTGAAGTATTCCGAGAGGTGCAGCTGAGGGAGTGTGATCCCTGATGTAGGTCAGAGCAGCAGATGTTTGCTTTATGTGTTTCAGCTTGTGAATTTCTTATGAACAGAAGTCTTGCAAAAGTTCTACCAAGAAACAGAATGTTTGGAGCTcagttatattttaaattgtgaCTTCAAGTATTAATTGCCTGGAGTTGGTGCTACAAGAGTTATATTGGACTTGACAAGCAATTAATCTGTTATAGTTGTAGGGGCTTTGGTTTTTCTTCCAGGTACAAATATGCCAGAGAAGCCTTGTAACTTTAATTAGATTTGCCCTAAAACAAGAAATGGCTTCTACTTCTGGCTGGATTTAAGGCAGAGCAAGAGTTGTCTgattatttttgcattatttccATTGCTCTGCAATTATCTGTAGAGCACTACAGATAAACTCTAAAATTAAACAGTTGTTTGTGAACTACCACTATCTGAATTGATTTGGATATATAGCTGTCCAGCTCTAAATGAGTTGTCGACTTTTATGAATAGTAAAACATACAGATGACTTAAATGATAACGtatattttctaaattactGGGGAAATAATTGGTAAGctggaaaattaaattgtttgggaggattttttttagctgatttttggtttttgatgCAGAACCTAggattttaacattttattccatattttcAGTAATGATTTAAATGTATGTTTGTtgaaaaaataatctgctttCATTCTTTGTCCCCCACATTATAGGAGAAATCGATACAAGGTTctctttctgtgctgcagcaacTCTTGCACTTCTGGTAAGTCCTAAACCATCACTTGCACAAGCAGAGAATCGATTGGTACTGCTCTTTGGTACTGCTGAAGTTTCTGCAGAAGATCAGCTTGGTAGAGTATCAAGTGCATTAGTTATCTTCTGACTTGCAGGGAAAGCTGGATGCCATTGATGTGGAAAAAGCAGTAGAATTCGTTTTGTCCT contains:
- the RABGGTB gene encoding geranylgeranyl transferase type-2 subunit beta isoform X1 — translated: MGTPQKDVIIKPDAPSTLLSEKHADYIASYGTKKDDYEYCMSEYLRMSGVYWGLTAMDLMGQLHRMNKEEILSFIKSCQHECGGISASIGHDPHLLYTLSAVQILTLYDSLHVVDVNKIVEYIQSLQKEDGSFAGDEWGEIDTRFSFCAAATLALLGKLDAIDVEKAVEFVLSCMNFDGGFGCRPGSESHAGQIYCCTGFLAITDQLHQVNVDLLGWWLCERQLPSGGLNGRPEKLPDVCYSWWVLASLKMIGRIQWIDREKLRCFILACQDEETGGFADRPGDMVDPFHTLFGIAGLSLLGEEQIKAVNPVFCMPEDVLQRINVQPELVS